In one window of Dermochelys coriacea isolate rDerCor1 chromosome 3, rDerCor1.pri.v4, whole genome shotgun sequence DNA:
- the FAM98A gene encoding protein FAM98A isoform X2 gives MEFELMESDILEALEDLGYKGPLLEDEALTQAVSGGASSPEFTKLSAWLVSELRLYCKLEENVQATNSPNEAEEFQLEVSGLLGEMNCPYASLTSGDVTKRLLNQKNCLLLLTYLISELEAARMLCVNTPPKKAQEGGGSEVFQELKGICIALGMSKPPANITMFQFFSGIEKKLKETLAKVPPGHVGKPLLKKPLGPAHWEKIEAINQAIANEYEVRRKLLVKRLDVTVQSFGWSDRAKSQTEKLAKVYQPKRALLTTKCTISIAHLLAARQDLSKIMRTSSGSIREKTVCAINKVLMGRVPDRGGRPNEIEPPPPEMPPWQKRQDGPPQQSGGRGGRGGYESSYGGRGGYEQGGHDRGGRGGYDSSYGGRGGHEQGGHERGGRGGGRGGYDHGNRGGGRGNKHQGGWTDGGGGGYQDSNYRDAGFQTGGYHGGGGGYQGGGYGGYQSSSYTGSGYQGGGGSSGGYQQDNRYQDGGHHGDRGGGRGGGRGGRGSRGGRGGPGGGWGGRGGQNFNQGGQFEQHFQHGGYQYNQSGFGQGRHFTS, from the exons ATGGAGTTCGAGCTGATGGAGAGCGACATCCTGGAGGCGTTGGAGGATCTAGG TTACAAAGGTCCATTGTTAGAAGATGAAGCACTGACTCAAGCAGTCTCTGGTGGAGCCAGTTCCCCTGAATTTACCAAACTCTCTGCTTGGCTGGTATCTGAGTTAAGGCTATACTGTAAATTAGAAGAAAATGTGCAAGCTACTAACA GTCCAAATGAGGCAGAAGAGTTCCAACTTGAAGTGAGTGGGCTTCTGGGGGAAATGAACTGTCCATATGCATCACTAACATCAGGAGATGTGACCAAACGCCTTCTCAATCAGAAGAACTGCCTCCTGCTGCTCA CATACCTCATCTCAGAACTGGAAGCTGCCAGAATGCTATGTGTGAACACCCCTCCAAAAAAAGCACAAGAAGGAGGTGGTAGCGAAGTCTTTCAGGAGCTAAAAGGCATTTGTATTGCATTAGGCATGTCCAAGCCTCCGGCCAACATAACTATGTTCCAGTTCTTCAGTGGAATCGAAAAAAAA CTAAAAGAAACCTTAGCAAAAGTTCCCCCTGGCCATGTTGGAAAACCTTTACTGAAGAAACCATTGGGACCAGCTCATTGG GAAAAAATTGAAGCAATTAACCAAGCCATAGCCAATGAGTATGAAGTTCGGAGAAAACTCCTAGTGAAACGTTTGGATGTAACTGTGCAGTCGTTTGGCTGGTCAGATAGAGCTAAG AGTCAAACAGAAAAACTGGCTAAAGTCTACCAACCCAAACGTGCCCTCTTAACTACCAAGTGCACTATTTCCATTGCTCACCTCTTGGCAGCTCGGCAAGATTTGTCAAAGATTATGAGGACAAGCAGTGGATCTATCCGAGAAAAGACTGTGTGTGCCATTAATAAG GTATTAATGGGCAGAGTACCTGATAGAGGGGGCAGACCAAATGAAATTGAGCCTCCACCTCCTGAGATGCCACCATGGCAGAAAAGACAAGATGGTCCTCCACAGCAAAGTggaggcagaggaggaagaggtggctaTGAATCATCATATGGAGGAAGAGGTGGTTATGAACAAGGGGGTCATGACAGAGGAGGGCGAGGAGGTTATGATTCTTCATATGGAGGACGAGGAGGTCATGAACAAGGGGGTCATGAACGAGGCGGTCGAGGAGGAGGACGGGGTGGTTATGACCATGGAAacagagggggaggaagaggaaacaaGCACCAAGGAGGCTGGACAGATGGTGGAGGAGGAGGCTATCAAGACAGCAACTACAGAGATGCAGGTTTTCAAACAGGTGGTTACCATGGTGGCGGTGGTGGCTACCAAGGAGGCGGCTATGGAGGCTATCAGTCTTCTTCATACACAGGAAGTGGATACCAGGGTGGTGGCGGCAGCAGCGGTGGTTATCAGCAAGACAACAGATACCAAGATGGTGGGCACCATGGTGATCGAGGTGGTGGCCgtggaggagggagaggtggCCGTGGAAGCCGCGGTGGCCGTGGAGGCCcaggaggaggctggggaggcagaggtggaCAGAACTTTAATCAAGGTGGGCAGTTTGAGCAGCACTTCCAGCATGGAGGCTATCAGTATAATCAGTCTGGATTTGGACAAGGAAGACACTTTACTAGCTGA
- the FAM98A gene encoding protein FAM98A isoform X1, which produces MLSNCGLQEAAAEEIQQPVQGHYWREEEQNYKGPLLEDEALTQAVSGGASSPEFTKLSAWLVSELRLYCKLEENVQATNSPNEAEEFQLEVSGLLGEMNCPYASLTSGDVTKRLLNQKNCLLLLTYLISELEAARMLCVNTPPKKAQEGGGSEVFQELKGICIALGMSKPPANITMFQFFSGIEKKLKETLAKVPPGHVGKPLLKKPLGPAHWEKIEAINQAIANEYEVRRKLLVKRLDVTVQSFGWSDRAKSQTEKLAKVYQPKRALLTTKCTISIAHLLAARQDLSKIMRTSSGSIREKTVCAINKVLMGRVPDRGGRPNEIEPPPPEMPPWQKRQDGPPQQSGGRGGRGGYESSYGGRGGYEQGGHDRGGRGGYDSSYGGRGGHEQGGHERGGRGGGRGGYDHGNRGGGRGNKHQGGWTDGGGGGYQDSNYRDAGFQTGGYHGGGGGYQGGGYGGYQSSSYTGSGYQGGGGSSGGYQQDNRYQDGGHHGDRGGGRGGGRGGRGSRGGRGGPGGGWGGRGGQNFNQGGQFEQHFQHGGYQYNQSGFGQGRHFTS; this is translated from the exons ATGCTTTCAAACTGTGGATTACAAGAGGCTGCAGCAGAAGAAATACAGCAACCAGTGCAGGGACATTACTGGAGGGAAGAGGAGCAGAA TTACAAAGGTCCATTGTTAGAAGATGAAGCACTGACTCAAGCAGTCTCTGGTGGAGCCAGTTCCCCTGAATTTACCAAACTCTCTGCTTGGCTGGTATCTGAGTTAAGGCTATACTGTAAATTAGAAGAAAATGTGCAAGCTACTAACA GTCCAAATGAGGCAGAAGAGTTCCAACTTGAAGTGAGTGGGCTTCTGGGGGAAATGAACTGTCCATATGCATCACTAACATCAGGAGATGTGACCAAACGCCTTCTCAATCAGAAGAACTGCCTCCTGCTGCTCA CATACCTCATCTCAGAACTGGAAGCTGCCAGAATGCTATGTGTGAACACCCCTCCAAAAAAAGCACAAGAAGGAGGTGGTAGCGAAGTCTTTCAGGAGCTAAAAGGCATTTGTATTGCATTAGGCATGTCCAAGCCTCCGGCCAACATAACTATGTTCCAGTTCTTCAGTGGAATCGAAAAAAAA CTAAAAGAAACCTTAGCAAAAGTTCCCCCTGGCCATGTTGGAAAACCTTTACTGAAGAAACCATTGGGACCAGCTCATTGG GAAAAAATTGAAGCAATTAACCAAGCCATAGCCAATGAGTATGAAGTTCGGAGAAAACTCCTAGTGAAACGTTTGGATGTAACTGTGCAGTCGTTTGGCTGGTCAGATAGAGCTAAG AGTCAAACAGAAAAACTGGCTAAAGTCTACCAACCCAAACGTGCCCTCTTAACTACCAAGTGCACTATTTCCATTGCTCACCTCTTGGCAGCTCGGCAAGATTTGTCAAAGATTATGAGGACAAGCAGTGGATCTATCCGAGAAAAGACTGTGTGTGCCATTAATAAG GTATTAATGGGCAGAGTACCTGATAGAGGGGGCAGACCAAATGAAATTGAGCCTCCACCTCCTGAGATGCCACCATGGCAGAAAAGACAAGATGGTCCTCCACAGCAAAGTggaggcagaggaggaagaggtggctaTGAATCATCATATGGAGGAAGAGGTGGTTATGAACAAGGGGGTCATGACAGAGGAGGGCGAGGAGGTTATGATTCTTCATATGGAGGACGAGGAGGTCATGAACAAGGGGGTCATGAACGAGGCGGTCGAGGAGGAGGACGGGGTGGTTATGACCATGGAAacagagggggaggaagaggaaacaaGCACCAAGGAGGCTGGACAGATGGTGGAGGAGGAGGCTATCAAGACAGCAACTACAGAGATGCAGGTTTTCAAACAGGTGGTTACCATGGTGGCGGTGGTGGCTACCAAGGAGGCGGCTATGGAGGCTATCAGTCTTCTTCATACACAGGAAGTGGATACCAGGGTGGTGGCGGCAGCAGCGGTGGTTATCAGCAAGACAACAGATACCAAGATGGTGGGCACCATGGTGATCGAGGTGGTGGCCgtggaggagggagaggtggCCGTGGAAGCCGCGGTGGCCGTGGAGGCCcaggaggaggctggggaggcagaggtggaCAGAACTTTAATCAAGGTGGGCAGTTTGAGCAGCACTTCCAGCATGGAGGCTATCAGTATAATCAGTCTGGATTTGGACAAGGAAGACACTTTACTAGCTGA
- the FAM98A gene encoding protein FAM98A isoform X5 gives MNCPYASLTSGDVTKRLLNQKNCLLLLTYLISELEAARMLCVNTPPKKAQEGGGSEVFQELKGICIALGMSKPPANITMFQFFSGIEKKLKETLAKVPPGHVGKPLLKKPLGPAHWEKIEAINQAIANEYEVRRKLLVKRLDVTVQSFGWSDRAKSQTEKLAKVYQPKRALLTTKCTISIAHLLAARQDLSKIMRTSSGSIREKTVCAINKVLMGRVPDRGGRPNEIEPPPPEMPPWQKRQDGPPQQSGGRGGRGGYESSYGGRGGYEQGGHDRGGRGGYDSSYGGRGGHEQGGHERGGRGGGRGGYDHGNRGGGRGNKHQGGWTDGGGGGYQDSNYRDAGFQTGGYHGGGGGYQGGGYGGYQSSSYTGSGYQGGGGSSGGYQQDNRYQDGGHHGDRGGGRGGGRGGRGSRGGRGGPGGGWGGRGGQNFNQGGQFEQHFQHGGYQYNQSGFGQGRHFTS, from the exons ATGAACTGTCCATATGCATCACTAACATCAGGAGATGTGACCAAACGCCTTCTCAATCAGAAGAACTGCCTCCTGCTGCTCA CATACCTCATCTCAGAACTGGAAGCTGCCAGAATGCTATGTGTGAACACCCCTCCAAAAAAAGCACAAGAAGGAGGTGGTAGCGAAGTCTTTCAGGAGCTAAAAGGCATTTGTATTGCATTAGGCATGTCCAAGCCTCCGGCCAACATAACTATGTTCCAGTTCTTCAGTGGAATCGAAAAAAAA CTAAAAGAAACCTTAGCAAAAGTTCCCCCTGGCCATGTTGGAAAACCTTTACTGAAGAAACCATTGGGACCAGCTCATTGG GAAAAAATTGAAGCAATTAACCAAGCCATAGCCAATGAGTATGAAGTTCGGAGAAAACTCCTAGTGAAACGTTTGGATGTAACTGTGCAGTCGTTTGGCTGGTCAGATAGAGCTAAG AGTCAAACAGAAAAACTGGCTAAAGTCTACCAACCCAAACGTGCCCTCTTAACTACCAAGTGCACTATTTCCATTGCTCACCTCTTGGCAGCTCGGCAAGATTTGTCAAAGATTATGAGGACAAGCAGTGGATCTATCCGAGAAAAGACTGTGTGTGCCATTAATAAG GTATTAATGGGCAGAGTACCTGATAGAGGGGGCAGACCAAATGAAATTGAGCCTCCACCTCCTGAGATGCCACCATGGCAGAAAAGACAAGATGGTCCTCCACAGCAAAGTggaggcagaggaggaagaggtggctaTGAATCATCATATGGAGGAAGAGGTGGTTATGAACAAGGGGGTCATGACAGAGGAGGGCGAGGAGGTTATGATTCTTCATATGGAGGACGAGGAGGTCATGAACAAGGGGGTCATGAACGAGGCGGTCGAGGAGGAGGACGGGGTGGTTATGACCATGGAAacagagggggaggaagaggaaacaaGCACCAAGGAGGCTGGACAGATGGTGGAGGAGGAGGCTATCAAGACAGCAACTACAGAGATGCAGGTTTTCAAACAGGTGGTTACCATGGTGGCGGTGGTGGCTACCAAGGAGGCGGCTATGGAGGCTATCAGTCTTCTTCATACACAGGAAGTGGATACCAGGGTGGTGGCGGCAGCAGCGGTGGTTATCAGCAAGACAACAGATACCAAGATGGTGGGCACCATGGTGATCGAGGTGGTGGCCgtggaggagggagaggtggCCGTGGAAGCCGCGGTGGCCGTGGAGGCCcaggaggaggctggggaggcagaggtggaCAGAACTTTAATCAAGGTGGGCAGTTTGAGCAGCACTTCCAGCATGGAGGCTATCAGTATAATCAGTCTGGATTTGGACAAGGAAGACACTTTACTAGCTGA
- the FAM98A gene encoding protein FAM98A isoform X4, with protein sequence MEFELMESDILEALEDLGYKGPLLEDEALTQAVSGGASSPEFTKLSAWLVSELRLYCKLEENVQATNSPNEAEEFQLEVSGLLGEMNCPYASLTSGDVTKRLLNQKNCLLLLTYLISELEAARMLCVNTPPKKAQEGGGSEVFQELKGICIALGMSKPPANITMFQFFSGIEKKLKETLAKVPPGHVGKPLLKKPLGPAHWEKIEAINQAIANEYEVRRKLLVKRLDVTVQSFGWSDRAKSQTEKLAKVYQPKRALLTTKCTISIAHLLAARQDLSKIMRTSSGSIREKTVCAINKVLMGRVPDRGGRPNEIEPPPPEMPPWQKRQDGPPQQSGGRGGRGGYESSYGGRGGYEQGGHDRGGRGGYDSSYGGRGGHEQGGHERGGRGGGRGGYDHGNRGGGRGNKHQGGWTDGGGGGYQDSNYRDAGFQTGGYHGGGGGYQGGGYGGYQSSSYTGSGYQGGGGSSGGYQQDNRYQDEMHYGLERLIPAWRKPFYYCCRK encoded by the exons ATGGAGTTCGAGCTGATGGAGAGCGACATCCTGGAGGCGTTGGAGGATCTAGG TTACAAAGGTCCATTGTTAGAAGATGAAGCACTGACTCAAGCAGTCTCTGGTGGAGCCAGTTCCCCTGAATTTACCAAACTCTCTGCTTGGCTGGTATCTGAGTTAAGGCTATACTGTAAATTAGAAGAAAATGTGCAAGCTACTAACA GTCCAAATGAGGCAGAAGAGTTCCAACTTGAAGTGAGTGGGCTTCTGGGGGAAATGAACTGTCCATATGCATCACTAACATCAGGAGATGTGACCAAACGCCTTCTCAATCAGAAGAACTGCCTCCTGCTGCTCA CATACCTCATCTCAGAACTGGAAGCTGCCAGAATGCTATGTGTGAACACCCCTCCAAAAAAAGCACAAGAAGGAGGTGGTAGCGAAGTCTTTCAGGAGCTAAAAGGCATTTGTATTGCATTAGGCATGTCCAAGCCTCCGGCCAACATAACTATGTTCCAGTTCTTCAGTGGAATCGAAAAAAAA CTAAAAGAAACCTTAGCAAAAGTTCCCCCTGGCCATGTTGGAAAACCTTTACTGAAGAAACCATTGGGACCAGCTCATTGG GAAAAAATTGAAGCAATTAACCAAGCCATAGCCAATGAGTATGAAGTTCGGAGAAAACTCCTAGTGAAACGTTTGGATGTAACTGTGCAGTCGTTTGGCTGGTCAGATAGAGCTAAG AGTCAAACAGAAAAACTGGCTAAAGTCTACCAACCCAAACGTGCCCTCTTAACTACCAAGTGCACTATTTCCATTGCTCACCTCTTGGCAGCTCGGCAAGATTTGTCAAAGATTATGAGGACAAGCAGTGGATCTATCCGAGAAAAGACTGTGTGTGCCATTAATAAG GTATTAATGGGCAGAGTACCTGATAGAGGGGGCAGACCAAATGAAATTGAGCCTCCACCTCCTGAGATGCCACCATGGCAGAAAAGACAAGATGGTCCTCCACAGCAAAGTggaggcagaggaggaagaggtggctaTGAATCATCATATGGAGGAAGAGGTGGTTATGAACAAGGGGGTCATGACAGAGGAGGGCGAGGAGGTTATGATTCTTCATATGGAGGACGAGGAGGTCATGAACAAGGGGGTCATGAACGAGGCGGTCGAGGAGGAGGACGGGGTGGTTATGACCATGGAAacagagggggaggaagaggaaacaaGCACCAAGGAGGCTGGACAGATGGTGGAGGAGGAGGCTATCAAGACAGCAACTACAGAGATGCAGGTTTTCAAACAGGTGGTTACCATGGTGGCGGTGGTGGCTACCAAGGAGGCGGCTATGGAGGCTATCAGTCTTCTTCATACACAGGAAGTGGATACCAGGGTGGTGGCGGCAGCAGCGGTGGTTATCAGCAAGACAACAGATACCAAGATG aAATGCACTACGGCCTGGAAAGACTAATTCCTGCCTGGAGGAAGCCCTTTTACTATTGCTGCAGAAAATGA
- the FAM98A gene encoding protein FAM98A isoform X3, with translation MLSNCGLQEAAAEEIQQPVQGHYWREEEQNYKGPLLEDEALTQAVSGGASSPEFTKLSAWLVSELRLYCKLEENVQATNSPNEAEEFQLEVSGLLGEMNCPYASLTSGDVTKRLLNQKNCLLLLTYLISELEAARMLCVNTPPKKAQEGGGSEVFQELKGICIALGMSKPPANITMFQFFSGIEKKLKETLAKVPPGHVGKPLLKKPLGPAHWEKIEAINQAIANEYEVRRKLLVKRLDVTVQSFGWSDRAKSQTEKLAKVYQPKRALLTTKCTISIAHLLAARQDLSKIMRTSSGSIREKTVCAINKVLMGRVPDRGGRPNEIEPPPPEMPPWQKRQDGPPQQSGGRGGRGGYESSYGGRGGYEQGGHDRGGRGGYDSSYGGRGGHEQGGHERGGRGGGRGGYDHGNRGGGRGNKHQGGWTDGGGGGYQDSNYRDAGFQTGGYHGGGGGYQGGGYGGYQSSSYTGSGYQGGGGSSGGYQQDNRYQDEMHYGLERLIPAWRKPFYYCCRK, from the exons ATGCTTTCAAACTGTGGATTACAAGAGGCTGCAGCAGAAGAAATACAGCAACCAGTGCAGGGACATTACTGGAGGGAAGAGGAGCAGAA TTACAAAGGTCCATTGTTAGAAGATGAAGCACTGACTCAAGCAGTCTCTGGTGGAGCCAGTTCCCCTGAATTTACCAAACTCTCTGCTTGGCTGGTATCTGAGTTAAGGCTATACTGTAAATTAGAAGAAAATGTGCAAGCTACTAACA GTCCAAATGAGGCAGAAGAGTTCCAACTTGAAGTGAGTGGGCTTCTGGGGGAAATGAACTGTCCATATGCATCACTAACATCAGGAGATGTGACCAAACGCCTTCTCAATCAGAAGAACTGCCTCCTGCTGCTCA CATACCTCATCTCAGAACTGGAAGCTGCCAGAATGCTATGTGTGAACACCCCTCCAAAAAAAGCACAAGAAGGAGGTGGTAGCGAAGTCTTTCAGGAGCTAAAAGGCATTTGTATTGCATTAGGCATGTCCAAGCCTCCGGCCAACATAACTATGTTCCAGTTCTTCAGTGGAATCGAAAAAAAA CTAAAAGAAACCTTAGCAAAAGTTCCCCCTGGCCATGTTGGAAAACCTTTACTGAAGAAACCATTGGGACCAGCTCATTGG GAAAAAATTGAAGCAATTAACCAAGCCATAGCCAATGAGTATGAAGTTCGGAGAAAACTCCTAGTGAAACGTTTGGATGTAACTGTGCAGTCGTTTGGCTGGTCAGATAGAGCTAAG AGTCAAACAGAAAAACTGGCTAAAGTCTACCAACCCAAACGTGCCCTCTTAACTACCAAGTGCACTATTTCCATTGCTCACCTCTTGGCAGCTCGGCAAGATTTGTCAAAGATTATGAGGACAAGCAGTGGATCTATCCGAGAAAAGACTGTGTGTGCCATTAATAAG GTATTAATGGGCAGAGTACCTGATAGAGGGGGCAGACCAAATGAAATTGAGCCTCCACCTCCTGAGATGCCACCATGGCAGAAAAGACAAGATGGTCCTCCACAGCAAAGTggaggcagaggaggaagaggtggctaTGAATCATCATATGGAGGAAGAGGTGGTTATGAACAAGGGGGTCATGACAGAGGAGGGCGAGGAGGTTATGATTCTTCATATGGAGGACGAGGAGGTCATGAACAAGGGGGTCATGAACGAGGCGGTCGAGGAGGAGGACGGGGTGGTTATGACCATGGAAacagagggggaggaagaggaaacaaGCACCAAGGAGGCTGGACAGATGGTGGAGGAGGAGGCTATCAAGACAGCAACTACAGAGATGCAGGTTTTCAAACAGGTGGTTACCATGGTGGCGGTGGTGGCTACCAAGGAGGCGGCTATGGAGGCTATCAGTCTTCTTCATACACAGGAAGTGGATACCAGGGTGGTGGCGGCAGCAGCGGTGGTTATCAGCAAGACAACAGATACCAAGATG aAATGCACTACGGCCTGGAAAGACTAATTCCTGCCTGGAGGAAGCCCTTTTACTATTGCTGCAGAAAATGA